The DNA window GTGTACGGCAGCTGGCGCAAATCGTCGGCCATGAGCACAACATCGGCTGTTTCCAAGGCGGTATCCGTCCCCGCCCCGCCCATCGCCACACCGATATCGGCCGCGGCCAAGGCAGGGGCGTCATTCACCCCGTCGCCGACCATGGCCGTCATGCCGCAACGTTGTTTCAGCTCGCGGATCGCTGTCAGCTTCTCTTCGGGAAGCAGCCCGGCGCGAATATCTGATACGCCCGCTTGACGGCCGATGGCCTGCGCGGTTTGCTCATGGTCGCCCGTCACCATCACCACTTCCCTAACCCCAAGGCGCCGCAGCGCGGCAACCGTTTCCGTTGCGGACGGCCGCAGTTGATCGGCCGCGGCAATAAGCCCCAGCAGCCGATCGGCCGTGCCGATCGCCATCACCGTTTTTCCTTCTTGACGGAAGGCAGCGATTCGTTGTTCCGCTTCATCTGGCAAACGGCCGAGCATGTCGGCGAACAAAGATGGACGGCCGATATAGTACGTTTCGTTTTCGACGACCGCCTTCACCCCTTGACCCGTCAACGACTGAAAGTCATCCACCGGCACGTCAAGAAACGGCACGCCATCTTCTTCCGCTAGGCGGACGACGGCGGAAGCGAGCGGGTGCTGCGATCGTTTTTCGATGGCAGCAGCCACCGCCAGCAGTCGTTCACGGCTTTCTTCATACACAACGACATCGGTCACGGACGGTTTCCCTTCTGTTAACGTCCCGGTTTTATCAAAGGCGACGGCGTCAAACCGCCCGATTTGTTCCAGATATACCCCGCCTTTGATGAGCACACCGCTTCGGGCCGCATGGCCGAGAGCGGTGACGATCGCCACCGGCGTCGAAATGACGAGCGCGCACGGGCAGCCGATGACGAGAACAGCGAGACCGCGGTACACCCAATCAAGCCAATTGCCGCCCACGACAAGCGGCGGAATGACAGCGACGAGCAGGGCCACAATCATAATCAATGGCGTATAATAGCGGGCAAACCGATCGATGAACGCTTGTGACGGCGCCCGCTCGGCTTGCGCCTCTTCGACGAGATCGATCATTTTCGCCAACATCGTTTCATCCGCCCGCTTCGTCACTTTCACTTCTAGAAATCCTTCCTCATTCAGCGTCCCGGCGAACACCGAATCGCCCACCGTTTTTTCTACCGGCAAGCTTTCGCCGGTCATCGCCGCCTCATTGACCGTGGACGCCCCATTGACGACAACGCCGTCCAAAGGAATTTTCGCCCCTGGTTTCACGATCATGACCTCTCCGAGGCGAACGTCTTCGACCGGAACGGTCACTTCCTCCGCACCGCGCTGGATCGTCGCTTCAGCGGGCGCCATTTCCATCAACGATGCGATCGACCGCCGCGCTCGGTCCATCGAGTAGCGCTCGAGCGCTTCACTAATGGCGAACAAAATGACCACGACCGCTCCTTCTTGCCATTCGCCGATCGCCGCCGCACCGAGAATGGCGATCGTCATTAACGTGTTCATGTCCAACTGCCAGCGAACCAAATTCCGCAACCCCGTCCAAAACAGCGAATAGCCGCCGATCGCAATCGCCCCCAAATACATCACAACCGCCAATATCCCCCTGTCCGCCGCATCCGCCGCAACACCAAGCCCAAGCAATCCGGCAGCAACAAGGACGTTCCAGTTCTCTTTCTTCTTCCAAAACGGCTCCCGCCGCATCAGACGCTCGCGTTCTTCGCGAATTTTCAGGCGTTCAAACGCTCCCGCTTGCTCCAGTTCTTCCACCGTCGCCTCCCCCCATACGGTGAGCTTGGCAGCACCGAAATTCACTTTTGCTTCTTTGACGCCAGGCAAGGATTTGACGTTATGCTCAAACTTGGCGGCGCAATTTGTGCACGTCAATCCTTGCACGCGGTATGTTTTGGCCTCGAGCCGATCCAATGTTTGTTCATTCGCCACGGCCTTCCCCCTCTTTCTGATGAGCAAGCGCCACAAGCACCAGCTCGTGGATATGGTCATCATCGAGCGAATAAAAGGCGAGTTTTCCCTCTTTCCGATATTTCACGATTCCTTGTTTATACAAAATGCGCAAATGATGCGACGTCGTTGCTACCGTCGCCCCGATCACGTTCGCCAAGTCACAGACGCACAACTCCTCTTCACCGCAAAGCGCATAGACGATTTTCGCCCGGTTTTCATCGGCAAGCGCCTTGAAAAACGGCACAATCGCGGCAATGTTTTCATCACGAAGCCGCCGCTGAACCCTCTCGACCTTCTCTTCGTCATAACAGTAAACGTCGCACACATCATGACGTTGCATTCCTTCTCGCTCCTTGTCAATATTCAAATATTCGTTTGAATATACAATAGCATATCTCCCCCTTATATTCAAATATTCATTTGAATAAAAAATGTGCTCAAACGAAAAATCCGCCTTTTTTGTTTTTAAAAGGCGGATTCCCTTTTGTGAAGCACGCTTTAGCTGACGACAAACATGTTCGTTTCCTCATTGCCGATTTTGCTTACACATGCTCACGAAACCAGCGCACCGTCTCCAAAAACGCTTCACGCGTCACTTTATGGCCGGCGTGCGGGTCGGTGATCAACTGCAGCCGGTCTTCGTTTCCTTCATAAAGTGGTTTAATTTGCTTATAAAACTCATATGTATAAGCATACGGGACGACTTGGTCGGCTTTCCCGTGCCAGATGAACAGCGGCCGCCCGGCGAGTTTTTCAGGTTGTTTCGATAAATCATAGCGGGCAAGCTTTTC is part of the Geobacillus sp. 46C-IIa genome and encodes:
- a CDS encoding heavy metal translocating P-type ATPase — encoded protein: MANEQTLDRLEAKTYRVQGLTCTNCAAKFEHNVKSLPGVKEAKVNFGAAKLTVWGEATVEELEQAGAFERLKIREERERLMRREPFWKKKENWNVLVAAGLLGLGVAADAADRGILAVVMYLGAIAIGGYSLFWTGLRNLVRWQLDMNTLMTIAILGAAAIGEWQEGAVVVILFAISEALERYSMDRARRSIASLMEMAPAEATIQRGAEEVTVPVEDVRLGEVMIVKPGAKIPLDGVVVNGASTVNEAAMTGESLPVEKTVGDSVFAGTLNEEGFLEVKVTKRADETMLAKMIDLVEEAQAERAPSQAFIDRFARYYTPLIMIVALLVAVIPPLVVGGNWLDWVYRGLAVLVIGCPCALVISTPVAIVTALGHAARSGVLIKGGVYLEQIGRFDAVAFDKTGTLTEGKPSVTDVVVYEESRERLLAVAAAIEKRSQHPLASAVVRLAEEDGVPFLDVPVDDFQSLTGQGVKAVVENETYYIGRPSLFADMLGRLPDEAEQRIAAFRQEGKTVMAIGTADRLLGLIAAADQLRPSATETVAALRRLGVREVVMVTGDHEQTAQAIGRQAGVSDIRAGLLPEEKLTAIRELKQRCGMTAMVGDGVNDAPALAAADIGVAMGGAGTDTALETADVVLMADDLRQLPYTVRLGRRTLAIIRQNIAFALGLKVLALVAAVPGWLTLWLAVFADMGATLLVTLNSMRLLRVKE
- a CDS encoding metalloregulator ArsR/SmtB family transcription factor — its product is MQRHDVCDVYCYDEEKVERVQRRLRDENIAAIVPFFKALADENRAKIVYALCGEEELCVCDLANVIGATVATTSHHLRILYKQGIVKYRKEGKLAFYSLDDDHIHELVLVALAHQKEGEGRGE